In Luteimonas viscosa, the following proteins share a genomic window:
- a CDS encoding FecR family protein yields the protein MGIDESRRAAQQAAEWLVRLDSETCTASDMEAFERWRGADPLHAVAFRQAEAMWRDSRAVIRDGLVLGHAADLARWGPDIRAARYGGRRAAWLAIAAALTAMVVAMIIYDPLSPKAPPPGTRYATAVGEQRDIRLADGSTLTLDTQTVLVERFSESERRVDLQQGQVQFDVEGGPGWPFVVHAGGGTVTAVGTRFQVRVAGAGSSVTLLHGVVHVAERGWDGSGRIDILQPGQRIRLDANGRLGEVEIANVGAAEGWTQGKLHVDDWTLREFVAELNRYSVVQLRIDDPAIGDVRLSGVFQTRKRQNLERLLEQGWGIQSRRVAENEILLTRQ from the coding sequence ATGGGCATCGACGAAAGCCGGCGTGCCGCGCAACAGGCGGCAGAGTGGCTGGTCCGGCTGGACAGTGAAACCTGCACCGCGAGCGACATGGAGGCGTTCGAGCGCTGGCGCGGCGCCGATCCACTGCACGCGGTGGCATTCCGGCAGGCCGAGGCCATGTGGCGGGACAGCAGGGCCGTGATCCGCGACGGTTTGGTTCTGGGCCATGCTGCGGATTTGGCGCGGTGGGGCCCTGACATCCGGGCTGCGAGGTACGGAGGGCGCCGGGCGGCCTGGCTCGCGATCGCCGCCGCTCTCACGGCGATGGTCGTGGCGATGATCATCTACGACCCGCTTTCTCCGAAGGCGCCACCGCCAGGGACGCGATACGCCACGGCTGTCGGCGAACAACGCGACATTCGACTCGCCGACGGCTCGACGCTGACTCTGGACACTCAGACGGTGCTGGTGGAGCGCTTCAGCGAGAGCGAGCGCCGCGTCGATCTGCAGCAGGGGCAGGTGCAGTTCGACGTGGAGGGAGGCCCCGGCTGGCCCTTCGTGGTGCACGCGGGAGGCGGCACAGTCACCGCCGTCGGGACGCGGTTCCAGGTTCGCGTGGCAGGCGCCGGTTCGTCGGTGACGTTGCTGCACGGCGTCGTTCATGTTGCCGAACGCGGCTGGGATGGCAGTGGGCGCATCGATATCCTGCAGCCGGGCCAGCGTATCCGCCTTGACGCGAACGGCCGGCTGGGCGAGGTGGAGATTGCCAACGTGGGGGCAGCCGAAGGGTGGACCCAGGGCAAACTTCATGTCGACGACTGGACGCTGCGCGAGTTTGTCGCCGAGCTCAACCGATACAGTGTCGTGCAACTGCGCATCGACGACCCCGCGATAGGTGATGTTCGACTGAGCGGCGTGTTCCAGACCCGGAAGCGGCAGAACCTGGAACGCCTGCTGGAGCAGGGGTGGGGCATCCAGTCGCGGCGGGTCGCCGAGAACGAGATCCTGCTGACGCGGCAGTAG
- a CDS encoding RNA polymerase sigma factor — protein MTDKRDDMATGSPATGTVECEDSRVRFEEFVRSQYRGLVGFLSRRNSVENAEEIAQDSIISLLGYREKGHVSDWKPLLYRIAINRSIKHGKREASRAHGGRGSVTELLADDAPLPEEEAERLQRAELLQAAILALPPKCRRVYLLRHGHGLSHARIAERCGISTKMVEKHLAAALLRLQRQVGFLRDGDL, from the coding sequence ATGACCGACAAGCGCGATGACATGGCGACCGGTTCGCCGGCGACGGGAACGGTCGAGTGCGAGGATTCGCGCGTACGTTTCGAGGAGTTCGTACGCAGTCAGTACCGTGGCCTGGTCGGGTTCCTGAGTCGCCGCAACAGCGTGGAAAACGCTGAAGAGATCGCGCAGGACAGCATCATCAGTCTTCTCGGGTATCGCGAGAAGGGGCACGTCAGCGACTGGAAGCCGCTGCTGTACCGGATTGCGATCAACCGATCGATCAAGCACGGCAAGCGTGAGGCCTCCCGTGCGCATGGAGGCCGGGGGAGTGTCACCGAGTTGCTGGCCGATGATGCGCCGCTGCCGGAAGAGGAAGCCGAGCGCCTCCAGCGCGCCGAGCTCCTGCAAGCGGCGATTCTCGCGCTGCCGCCAAAGTGCCGGCGCGTCTACCTGTTGCGACATGGTCATGGCCTGAGCCATGCCCGGATCGCGGAGCGTTGCGGGATCTCCACGAAAATGGTGGAGAAGCACTTGGCCGCGGCCCTGCTGCGCCTGCAGCGGCAGGTAGGGTTTCTGCGCGATGGGGACTTGTAG
- a CDS encoding GntR family transcriptional regulator encodes MSETHSKSAFVYGQVIRDLQAGRYMPGQRVDPATLALEFQASTTPVRFALYRLVGEGLLEDHARSGLLVPLPNEVALRGLFDWMQRLLVMACDLVSEHRSPAPTMVAEPISIEDDVVNRTWQLFEAIARSIEHPSLRQAVRRANDQLAPVRRATQGLFDDAAEEYLELAQPWRRRDMANMKLALARYHERRMQLVPRIVARLTATADQHR; translated from the coding sequence ATGAGCGAGACCCACTCCAAGAGTGCATTCGTGTACGGCCAGGTCATACGAGACCTGCAGGCAGGGCGCTACATGCCCGGACAGAGGGTCGATCCAGCAACGCTCGCACTCGAGTTCCAGGCCAGCACCACGCCGGTTCGCTTCGCCCTGTATCGACTCGTCGGCGAAGGATTGCTCGAGGATCATGCCCGGAGCGGTCTCCTTGTTCCGCTGCCGAACGAGGTCGCGCTACGCGGCCTTTTCGACTGGATGCAGCGCCTGCTCGTCATGGCCTGCGACCTTGTCAGTGAGCACCGCTCCCCGGCGCCCACGATGGTCGCCGAACCCATATCCATCGAAGACGATGTCGTCAATCGCACGTGGCAGCTCTTCGAAGCGATCGCCCGCTCAATCGAGCACCCCTCCCTGCGGCAGGCCGTGCGGCGGGCCAACGATCAACTGGCCCCGGTACGCCGGGCGACGCAAGGGCTCTTCGATGATGCGGCCGAGGAGTATCTCGAGCTCGCCCAGCCATGGCGGCGGCGCGACATGGCCAATATGAAGCTGGCGCTTGCGCGCTACCACGAGCGACGCATGCAGCTGGTCCCGCGCATCGTGGCAAGACTGACGGCGACGGCAGACCAACACCGGTAG
- a CDS encoding benenodin family lasso peptide, with product MDKINEANRSNEKDVLIELGVASIETQGIPVGLDEPFGRFPDTGISDS from the coding sequence ATGGACAAGATCAACGAAGCCAACCGCAGCAACGAGAAGGACGTCCTGATCGAACTCGGCGTCGCCAGCATCGAGACCCAGGGCATCCCCGTCGGCCTGGACGAGCCTTTCGGCCGCTTCCCCGATACCGGCATCTCGGATAGCTGA
- a CDS encoding lasso peptide biosynthesis B2 protein, with product MRYRIRDDLSFCVIDSQAIFLDIESDRYFRLPADLERSFLSWERAGGKASAADLLKLADLGVVVPAVPTNDKSIPSPRVDVPARSALELQGRDARSATALVPEVLIGVLARRRELRRRRLRDVLADTARDRQARLATQGSAVSADRDRLIELAQRFRRARLHVPIEPCCLPDSLALVGFLARRRIVANIVFGVTCEPFAAHCWVQAGDMVLNDTVGNALAHTPIRVL from the coding sequence ATGCGCTACCGGATCCGGGATGATCTCTCCTTCTGCGTGATCGACAGCCAGGCGATCTTCCTGGACATCGAGTCAGACCGATACTTCCGCCTACCTGCTGATCTCGAGCGATCGTTCCTGTCCTGGGAGAGGGCCGGAGGCAAGGCTTCAGCCGCGGACCTCTTGAAGCTTGCAGATCTCGGGGTCGTTGTCCCGGCGGTGCCAACCAACGACAAGTCCATCCCATCGCCGCGCGTGGACGTACCTGCACGCAGCGCTTTGGAGCTGCAGGGCCGTGACGCGCGGTCGGCAACAGCCCTCGTTCCCGAGGTCCTGATAGGCGTCCTGGCGCGCCGCCGCGAACTGCGCAGGCGACGTCTGCGTGATGTCCTCGCGGACACCGCACGGGATCGCCAAGCCCGCTTGGCCACCCAGGGTTCTGCCGTCAGTGCGGACAGAGACAGGTTGATCGAACTCGCCCAGCGCTTCAGGCGGGCCCGCCTGCACGTGCCGATCGAACCCTGCTGCCTTCCGGACTCACTCGCCCTGGTGGGATTTCTCGCGAGACGTCGCATCGTTGCCAACATCGTATTCGGCGTCACATGTGAACCATTTGCAGCGCACTGCTGGGTACAGGCCGGCGACATGGTGCTCAACGACACGGTCGGCAACGCCCTGGCCCACACTCCGATCAGGGTACTGTGA
- a CDS encoding asparagine synthase C-terminal domain-containing protein produces MIDRYLVIVGNPGARSVAETTEHARLLGLEARASWAGARLLTSPAAPTAATPDGGIVIGHLFRRDGTRVQDGLLRLSTTDPARIRSHLVNEYWGEYLLIQGGHDGPLRLTVTRDPSGGLPCVYATDRGAGFITSDISMAMQLGLYRKQVDWIALAHFLTYPYVKTGRTALDSVGELLPGNTLWLDDAGSRVGQAWSPWRFVAPPYRHARFDSAATELRAVTQRTIASWAGVDESILVELSGGLDSSIVATCLRGVRADVSCVTLVSELPGADEREYARAVTEGLGVQLHTEGLTVAAASFDAPPPSSAVGPGAGPLQHAADAIMERVAGREGMRSFYSGGGGDTVFGYLGGAAPAADAFRECGLSAGMRAVRDLADLHQCTTWRAASLAARKLKGVSTAPPAAISDMMNRDAVVGAPDPHPWSDAPPGAFPGDRERVLGLAGTQLFRDGLSRATRRPLRLPLLSQPVMETCLSIPTWMWNTGGVDRSVARAAFAALLPRNVVERRSKGNFLQYNGAVYRQKKDHMRDYLMEGVLQSHHLLDREAIAEFFKRPSAPRDRAFMRVFDLCRAEAWARQQV; encoded by the coding sequence ATGATCGATCGCTACTTGGTCATCGTCGGCAACCCCGGCGCCAGGTCGGTGGCGGAGACCACGGAGCATGCGCGCTTGCTCGGCTTGGAGGCGCGCGCCTCCTGGGCTGGCGCAAGGCTGCTCACCTCGCCGGCTGCGCCGACCGCAGCGACTCCCGACGGCGGCATCGTGATCGGACATCTGTTTCGACGTGACGGCACGCGTGTCCAAGACGGACTACTTCGTCTTTCGACGACAGATCCAGCACGGATCCGCTCACACCTCGTCAACGAATACTGGGGCGAGTACCTCCTGATCCAGGGCGGACACGATGGCCCGTTGCGGCTGACAGTGACGCGAGATCCTTCCGGTGGCCTGCCCTGCGTCTACGCGACGGATCGTGGCGCCGGATTCATCACCTCCGATATTTCGATGGCGATGCAGCTCGGCCTGTACCGGAAGCAGGTCGACTGGATCGCCCTCGCACACTTCCTCACATACCCTTATGTGAAGACCGGGCGCACCGCGCTCGATTCAGTTGGTGAACTGCTCCCAGGAAATACCCTGTGGCTGGATGACGCCGGCTCTCGCGTGGGGCAGGCCTGGTCGCCGTGGCGCTTTGTCGCGCCGCCATATCGGCATGCGAGGTTCGACAGCGCCGCCACGGAGCTCCGCGCCGTCACCCAGAGGACGATCGCCAGCTGGGCGGGGGTAGATGAATCCATCCTCGTGGAACTCTCCGGCGGCCTGGATTCATCGATCGTCGCAACGTGCCTTCGAGGCGTGCGCGCGGACGTCTCCTGCGTCACGTTGGTTTCGGAGCTTCCTGGCGCCGACGAGCGCGAGTACGCAAGGGCCGTAACGGAAGGCCTGGGCGTACAACTCCACACAGAGGGCCTGACCGTGGCGGCCGCCTCGTTCGATGCACCCCCGCCTTCCTCGGCGGTCGGCCCTGGCGCCGGCCCGTTGCAGCATGCGGCAGACGCCATCATGGAACGCGTGGCGGGCCGCGAAGGAATGCGCAGCTTCTACTCCGGTGGCGGAGGCGACACGGTCTTCGGCTATCTCGGTGGTGCCGCCCCGGCAGCAGACGCATTCAGGGAATGCGGACTCTCCGCAGGCATGCGTGCGGTGCGGGACCTCGCGGACTTGCACCAGTGCACCACATGGCGGGCCGCGAGCCTCGCGGCACGGAAGCTGAAGGGTGTCTCGACGGCGCCGCCCGCGGCGATATCGGACATGATGAACCGCGATGCCGTGGTCGGCGCCCCCGATCCGCATCCCTGGTCGGATGCTCCGCCGGGCGCCTTCCCGGGAGACAGGGAGCGCGTGCTTGGGCTCGCGGGAACCCAGCTCTTCCGCGATGGATTGTCCAGGGCTACGAGACGGCCACTGCGGTTGCCGTTGCTGTCCCAACCTGTCATGGAAACTTGCCTGTCCATTCCCACATGGATGTGGAACACCGGCGGCGTCGATCGATCCGTCGCCCGTGCGGCCTTCGCCGCCCTGCTTCCCCGCAACGTGGTCGAGAGACGGAGCAAGGGCAATTTCCTGCAGTACAACGGTGCCGTCTACCGGCAGAAGAAGGATCACATGCGCGACTACCTGATGGAAGGCGTGCTGCAGTCCCATCACCTCCTGGATCGCGAGGCAATCGCAGAGTTCTTCAAGCGGCCTTCGGCCCCCAGGGATCGTGCATTCATGCGCGTGTTCGACCTGTGCAGGGCGGAAGCCTGGGCGCGCCAGCAGGTCTAG
- a CDS encoding Atxe2 family lasso peptide isopeptidase codes for MEMQRMHAAANGLGVRMRPWLIACLLFATAGAAMATTPVAPRRLVEVVDLAGPVVSPDGRRVAFRAEQASVERDTYDSTWYVQDVDGRVPPRRVGDGGVPLRDSAGGSIPPVAVWSPDGRYIYYRAVLEGRIDVWRAAADGSGAQPVTSDPADVRAFVLGDDGTALRYSVGATREEVARAERTDYDNGIRIDETVPVGASLYRSSRVGPRLATQRYTGTWFDRGPLLADVPDRWREIDLRTGERHAVPFREPDPAGAAAAPDALPTTLLEVPDPHGGRVAVLSRSDGGDRSRRSDRAKLSVLPGSGAGSAVPCTAGPCADKAITSVQWRPGGDELLFTVTDRENGLAQSIFRWNVGTGDVQAVVAADGLVSGGRDTRSTCGLSAESLLCVASEADGPPRLERIDILSGNRHVLFAPNAALAADLSESISSRLLRWEDGEGNQFSGYLFEARRGPTRRPLFVNYYHCAGFLRGGMGDEWPLASLAGEGISTLCINAPPPKSDPLVRFDGAITAVRHAVDLLESQGRVDRARIGMGGLSLGSEAVLWVAMHSDLLAAASVTSPSVTPIYYLMGSVKGDRFLAGLRGVWGLGSPEETPEQWKRLSPAYGVDRITAPILFQMPEEEYVHALEYAVPLMGAHRADMYVFPDEPHRKFQPRHLQAANERNLDWFRFWLQDVEDADHRKAGQYAHWRKMREHGRDGTSGSPDLGLR; via the coding sequence ATGGAAATGCAGCGGATGCACGCGGCCGCGAATGGCCTGGGGGTACGGATGCGCCCCTGGCTGATCGCGTGTTTGCTCTTTGCCACCGCGGGCGCGGCGATGGCGACCACGCCGGTCGCGCCGCGCCGACTGGTGGAAGTGGTGGACTTGGCCGGGCCGGTGGTCTCGCCCGACGGGCGCCGCGTGGCGTTCCGCGCCGAGCAGGCCTCGGTGGAACGCGATACCTACGACTCGACCTGGTACGTGCAGGACGTGGACGGTCGCGTGCCGCCGCGTCGCGTGGGTGACGGTGGCGTGCCGCTGCGCGACTCGGCGGGCGGCTCGATCCCGCCGGTGGCGGTGTGGTCGCCGGACGGCAGGTACATCTACTACCGTGCGGTGCTCGAAGGCCGGATCGACGTGTGGCGTGCTGCGGCGGATGGATCCGGCGCGCAACCGGTGACATCCGATCCCGCCGACGTGCGTGCGTTCGTCCTGGGGGATGACGGGACGGCACTGCGCTACAGCGTGGGTGCGACACGCGAGGAGGTGGCGCGTGCCGAGCGGACCGACTACGACAACGGGATTCGCATCGACGAAACGGTGCCGGTCGGCGCCAGCCTGTACCGCTCCAGCCGGGTAGGCCCGCGGTTGGCCACCCAGCGATACACCGGCACCTGGTTCGATCGGGGTCCGCTGCTGGCGGACGTGCCGGACCGTTGGCGCGAGATCGACCTTCGCACGGGGGAGCGGCATGCCGTGCCGTTCCGGGAACCCGACCCAGCAGGCGCGGCTGCCGCGCCGGACGCCTTGCCCACCACCCTGCTGGAGGTACCGGATCCGCACGGCGGGCGTGTGGCGGTGTTGTCGCGCTCGGACGGCGGCGATCGCTCGCGCAGATCGGATCGTGCCAAGCTTTCGGTGCTGCCCGGCAGCGGCGCGGGAAGCGCGGTCCCGTGCACGGCCGGGCCCTGCGCGGACAAGGCGATCACCAGCGTGCAATGGAGGCCCGGCGGCGACGAGCTGCTGTTCACCGTGACGGACCGCGAGAACGGGCTGGCGCAATCCATCTTCCGATGGAACGTCGGCACCGGGGACGTGCAGGCCGTGGTGGCCGCGGATGGGCTTGTCAGCGGTGGTCGCGACACGCGCAGTACCTGCGGCCTGTCGGCCGAATCGCTGCTGTGCGTCGCATCGGAGGCGGACGGGCCGCCGCGGCTGGAGAGGATCGACATCCTGAGCGGTAATCGGCACGTGCTGTTTGCGCCGAACGCCGCGCTGGCGGCGGATCTTTCCGAGTCGATCTCCTCGCGCCTGCTGCGTTGGGAGGATGGAGAGGGCAACCAGTTCTCGGGCTACCTGTTCGAAGCCAGGCGCGGCCCCACGAGGCGCCCGCTCTTCGTCAACTACTATCACTGCGCGGGCTTCCTGCGCGGCGGGATGGGCGACGAGTGGCCGCTCGCGTCGCTTGCCGGGGAGGGGATTTCGACGTTATGCATCAACGCGCCGCCTCCCAAATCCGATCCCCTCGTGCGGTTCGACGGAGCGATCACCGCCGTCCGGCACGCCGTGGATCTGCTCGAGTCCCAGGGGCGGGTGGACCGAGCGCGGATCGGAATGGGAGGGCTGAGTCTCGGCAGCGAAGCCGTGTTGTGGGTGGCGATGCACTCCGACCTGCTGGCCGCGGCATCGGTGACTTCGCCCTCCGTCACGCCGATCTACTACCTGATGGGGAGCGTGAAGGGCGACAGGTTCCTGGCTGGCCTGCGCGGCGTGTGGGGCCTGGGCTCTCCTGAGGAAACGCCGGAGCAATGGAAGCGCCTTTCGCCGGCCTACGGGGTGGACAGGATCACGGCGCCGATCCTGTTCCAGATGCCCGAGGAGGAGTACGTCCACGCGCTGGAGTACGCGGTCCCGCTGATGGGAGCGCATCGTGCCGACATGTACGTGTTTCCGGACGAACCGCACCGCAAGTTCCAGCCGCGCCACCTGCAGGCGGCGAACGAACGCAACCTGGATTGGTTCCGCTTCTGGCTGCAGGACGTGGAGGATGCGGATCACCGCAAGGCGGGGCAGTACGCACACTGGCGCAAGATGCGGGAGCACGGCCGCGACGGTACCAGCGGGTCGCCAGACCTCGGTCTGCGCTAG